The proteins below come from a single Acuticoccus sediminis genomic window:
- a CDS encoding CoA-binding protein yields the protein MANHDRYDDALVEGILADTRTIAMVGASTNLNRPSAFVLKYLVEKGYRVIPINPGHAGKAIHGQTVVASLADLAEPVDMVDVFRSSDAVPGVVDEVLAMPVKPKVLWLQLGVRNDEAAERAEAAGITVIQNRCPKIEYGRLSGEIGWAGVNSRRLSSKRPARLEGFQRLAIGGRKRDG from the coding sequence CGAGGGCATCCTCGCCGACACCAGGACCATCGCCATGGTCGGCGCATCGACGAACCTCAACCGGCCCTCCGCCTTCGTGCTCAAGTACCTCGTCGAGAAGGGATATCGGGTGATCCCGATCAACCCCGGCCATGCCGGCAAGGCGATCCACGGGCAGACCGTGGTCGCCTCCCTCGCCGACCTCGCGGAGCCGGTCGACATGGTCGACGTCTTCCGCAGCTCGGACGCGGTGCCGGGGGTCGTCGACGAGGTCCTGGCGATGCCGGTGAAACCGAAAGTTTTGTGGCTGCAGCTCGGCGTGCGCAACGACGAGGCGGCCGAGCGGGCGGAAGCGGCCGGCATCACGGTCATCCAGAACCGCTGTCCGAAGATCGAGTACGGGCGCCTCTCGGGCGAGATCGGCTGGGCGGGGGTCAACTCGCGCCGCCTGTCGTCGAAGCGGCCGGCGCGGCTGGAGGGCTTCCAGCGCCTCGCCATCGGCGGCCGGAAGCGCGACGGCTAG